A genomic region of Trichothermofontia sichuanensis B231 contains the following coding sequences:
- a CDS encoding DEAD/DEAH box helicase, which translates to MSSAVSGAQLDLEVLFPFALDGFQRDAIAALEAGKSVVVCAPTGSGKTLIGEYAIHRALYQGKRVFYTTPLKALSNQKFRDFRDQFGPDRVGLLTGDVSINREAPILVMTTEIFRNMLYGTPIGEVGTSLQGVETVVLDECHYMNDAQRGTVWEESIIYCSPDIQLVALSATIANSSQLTAWIAQVHGPTELIYSDFRPVPLQFYFCNTKGLFPLLNDTNQAINPRLKPKRSAKDSRQANRANTPELRAVLEHLQVRQMLPAIYFIFSRRGCDQAVQAVGDLSLVTPAEAANLKEQIDSFLRQNPEAGRAGQVAALYRGIAAHHAGILPAWKGLVEELFQQGLIKVVFATETLAAGINMPARTTVISSLSKRTDRGHRLLSASEFLQMAGRAGRRGMDTVGYVVTVQTAFEGAKEAAYLATAGADALKSQFTPSYGMVLNLLQTHSLVEAQDLVERSFGRYLVNEDFLPQKQAIHDLTQELEQLQAQLADVDWDLLAEYEKLRGKLKEAKRLLKSLQLQAEEARTRDLADALAFAVAGTILSLNLRVMGKHQTPDFIALNCLPAVLVTKVAGSGRSPYLVCLGADNRWYVVAISEVLGLHGELPRLQAVDHLTVPPAMTLKPGYSHAGDEETAAMSQQIRLAIARLGPHLSFWETVPEFKAQQDAVAALSAQVEAHPVRQWHNIGTLTKRRQRLQNLQQEIHDRQTKLERQLHRYWEEFLRLIAVLQHFDCLADNKPTPLGESAAAIRGDNELWLCLALLSGYLEDLKPHQFAAVCAALVTEYSRPDSWVAYELSNEVEQVLADLWPLRKQVIRIQDRHEVAIPVFPYTWRDVEIAAIVEQWANCEEPETHPTPWADFCAQTSLDEGDIVRILRRTLDFLSQIPHIPHIPDTLRIRAYQAMQQMDRFPVSEAIE; encoded by the coding sequence GTGAGTTCGGCTGTCTCCGGTGCACAACTTGATCTGGAAGTCCTCTTCCCATTTGCGCTTGACGGTTTTCAACGCGATGCGATCGCGGCTCTGGAGGCGGGGAAGTCGGTAGTTGTCTGTGCGCCGACAGGGTCGGGAAAAACCTTGATCGGGGAATATGCCATCCACCGTGCCCTTTATCAGGGGAAGCGAGTCTTCTACACCACCCCCCTCAAGGCTCTGTCCAATCAGAAGTTCCGGGATTTCCGGGATCAATTTGGCCCCGATCGGGTTGGGTTGCTGACCGGGGATGTGTCGATTAACCGGGAGGCCCCGATTTTGGTGATGACGACGGAAATCTTCCGCAATATGCTCTATGGCACACCGATCGGGGAGGTGGGCACCTCGCTGCAAGGGGTGGAGACAGTGGTGCTGGATGAATGCCACTATATGAACGATGCCCAGCGGGGCACGGTTTGGGAAGAGTCGATTATCTACTGCTCACCCGATATTCAACTGGTGGCCCTGTCGGCGACGATCGCTAACAGCAGCCAACTGACGGCCTGGATCGCCCAGGTTCACGGTCCCACAGAATTGATTTATTCGGACTTTCGGCCAGTCCCGCTCCAGTTTTATTTTTGCAATACGAAGGGGTTGTTTCCCCTGCTCAATGACACGAACCAAGCCATCAATCCCCGACTCAAACCGAAGCGATCGGCCAAGGATTCCCGCCAGGCGAATCGGGCCAATACCCCTGAGCTAAGGGCGGTGTTGGAACATCTGCAAGTACGGCAAATGCTCCCCGCGATTTACTTTATCTTTAGTCGGCGGGGCTGCGATCAGGCGGTGCAGGCGGTGGGGGATCTATCCCTGGTAACCCCGGCAGAGGCTGCTAACCTGAAGGAACAAATCGATAGTTTCCTCCGGCAAAATCCAGAAGCGGGGCGAGCGGGGCAAGTGGCAGCGCTCTATCGGGGGATTGCCGCCCACCATGCCGGGATTTTGCCGGCCTGGAAGGGATTAGTGGAAGAGCTATTCCAACAGGGGTTAATCAAGGTTGTCTTTGCTACGGAAACGCTGGCGGCGGGGATCAATATGCCCGCGCGGACAACCGTCATCTCCAGTCTGTCCAAACGGACCGATCGCGGTCACCGGTTGCTGAGTGCCTCGGAATTTTTGCAAATGGCGGGGCGAGCCGGACGGCGGGGGATGGATACGGTGGGCTATGTGGTGACGGTGCAGACAGCTTTCGAGGGGGCCAAGGAAGCGGCCTATCTGGCCACCGCCGGGGCAGATGCGCTCAAGAGCCAGTTTACCCCCAGCTATGGCATGGTCCTGAACCTGCTACAAACCCACAGCTTAGTGGAGGCCCAGGATTTGGTGGAGCGCAGTTTTGGTCGCTATCTGGTGAATGAAGATTTCCTGCCCCAAAAGCAGGCGATTCATGATCTCACCCAGGAACTGGAACAACTCCAGGCCCAGTTAGCGGATGTGGATTGGGATTTACTGGCTGAGTACGAAAAGCTGCGGGGCAAGCTGAAGGAAGCCAAACGGTTGTTGAAAAGCCTCCAACTCCAGGCCGAGGAGGCCCGTACCCGTGATTTGGCCGATGCTCTGGCTTTTGCGGTGGCGGGTACCATCTTGAGTCTCAACCTGCGGGTGATGGGTAAGCACCAAACGCCGGATTTTATCGCTTTGAATTGTCTGCCGGCGGTGCTGGTCACGAAGGTAGCGGGGTCGGGGCGATCGCCGTACCTGGTGTGTCTAGGGGCGGATAACCGCTGGTATGTCGTCGCAATTTCCGAGGTATTGGGGCTGCATGGGGAATTGCCGCGCTTGCAGGCTGTGGATCACCTGACGGTGCCGCCGGCGATGACTCTCAAACCGGGGTATTCCCACGCCGGTGATGAGGAAACTGCGGCCATGAGTCAGCAAATCCGCCTCGCGATCGCACGGTTGGGTCCGCATCTTTCGTTCTGGGAAACCGTGCCCGAGTTCAAGGCCCAACAGGATGCGGTGGCAGCACTGTCGGCCCAGGTGGAAGCCCATCCAGTACGGCAATGGCACAATATCGGCACGCTGACCAAGCGGCGGCAACGGCTACAGAATTTACAGCAGGAAATCCACGATCGTCAAACCAAATTGGAGCGTCAACTCCATCGCTACTGGGAAGAATTTTTGCGCCTGATTGCGGTGCTACAACACTTTGACTGTTTAGCGGACAATAAGCCAACACCCTTGGGTGAGTCGGCTGCGGCCATTCGGGGCGATAATGAACTGTGGCTGTGTCTGGCCCTGCTTTCGGGGTATTTGGAGGACCTCAAACCGCACCAGTTTGCAGCGGTCTGTGCAGCCTTGGTCACCGAATATTCCCGTCCCGATAGCTGGGTAGCCTACGAACTGTCCAACGAAGTGGAACAGGTGCTGGCTGACCTGTGGCCGTTGCGTAAACAGGTGATTCGGATCCAGGACCGGCACGAGGTGGCTATTCCCGTGTTCCCCTATACTTGGCGGGATGTTGAGATCGCCGCGATCGTCGAGCAATGGGCTAATTGTGAAGAGCCTGAAACCCATCCAACCCCTTGGGCCGACTTCTGCGCCCAAACCAGTCTAGACGAGGGCGATATTGTCCGCATCCTGCGCCGCACCCTCGACTTTCTCTCCCAAATCCCCCACATTCCCCATATCCCGGATACCCTACGGATTCGGGCTTATCAAGCGATGCAACAAATGGATCGGTTCCCAGTGAGTGAAGCGATCGAATAA
- the psb35 gene encoding photosystem II assembly protein Psb35, whose protein sequence is MILHSLILKLAVAGAGPHFPLAFTLVYVVGFIAAVTIGSIAWYNSKRPPGWEDRKRPNIVPKVNVSEEDSK, encoded by the coding sequence ATGATTCTCCACTCACTTATTCTCAAGCTGGCTGTGGCTGGTGCAGGCCCCCACTTCCCCCTTGCTTTTACCCTGGTTTATGTCGTTGGCTTTATTGCCGCTGTCACCATTGGCTCGATCGCTTGGTACAACTCAAAGCGTCCGCCTGGCTGGGAAGATCGGAAACGTCCCAATATCGTGCCCAAGGTCAACGTTTCTGAGGAGGACAGTAAATAG
- a CDS encoding D-Ala-D-Ala carboxypeptidase family metallohydrolase: MAQLTAEHRNNLYMIEAARVGIHKPILAALYAVHRQPKLSDGEWGLGISPANRISLSQVDTLPEQVQFAANTIRSLTDNLVSRGWQGADLWDAQQGRYTDAFLRAIAQGFAPLPTDTVSARLETTNFEALRQAYLEDLATDFSDAQLPQNLAYLDTALLTLVDRIPQHYRGLSHQREALLEAVRIWRNLSTRDSAIAALEITLSPNHAATAGVDESHLDAPLLQFVQRIPSNYTGLPYHREALIRLTQLWRQLDSREAAIASLATDASPQSNPQEIDPALIAFVQRVPQHYQGQGHQRQALTEGFRLWHQLGSRAATLQALGVNPELIQQKTPDRETLAGVAIQIDRQLLEFIRRIPTEYQETASQRDALVRLVQLWRGLSTQEQTITSLVEDLKRMAQASRNSPEVMPRPQPAPLPPRPPRWTPNNIQLAAAIIPNGSFTWSEATHGGTRMPPDQATVDAIIRIARLAQQARDRIGRPFIVTSWYRPPAVNARVGGASQSRHIVGDAIDFYCEGLTGNQVYWALDPWWPGGLGRYSRFPALSHIDARGYRARWLH; encoded by the coding sequence ATGGCGCAACTGACAGCGGAACATCGCAATAATCTTTACATGATTGAGGCGGCGCGGGTTGGCATCCATAAGCCCATCTTGGCGGCCCTCTATGCCGTGCATCGTCAGCCCAAACTCTCGGATGGGGAGTGGGGCCTAGGGATTTCTCCGGCTAACCGAATTTCCCTGAGCCAGGTCGATACCCTGCCCGAACAGGTACAATTTGCTGCTAATACGATTCGCAGTTTGACCGATAATCTGGTGTCACGGGGCTGGCAAGGGGCGGACCTGTGGGATGCCCAGCAAGGACGCTATACCGATGCTTTTTTACGGGCGATCGCTCAGGGGTTTGCTCCCCTGCCTACCGATACGGTCTCAGCTCGGTTAGAAACGACCAATTTTGAAGCCCTTCGACAAGCTTATCTAGAGGATCTGGCGACGGACTTTTCCGATGCGCAACTGCCTCAAAACCTGGCTTATCTGGATACGGCGCTCTTGACCTTGGTCGATCGCATTCCTCAGCACTACCGGGGCTTGAGCCATCAGCGCGAGGCTCTCTTGGAAGCGGTGCGCATCTGGCGGAACCTGAGTACTCGTGACTCGGCGATCGCTGCTCTTGAAATCACGCTTTCACCTAATCATGCCGCAACGGCGGGGGTAGACGAGTCCCACCTGGATGCGCCTCTGTTGCAATTTGTCCAGCGGATTCCCAGTAATTACACCGGTTTACCCTATCATCGCGAAGCCCTGATCCGGCTGACCCAACTCTGGCGACAACTGGATTCGCGGGAGGCAGCGATCGCCTCTCTGGCTACCGATGCGTCCCCCCAGAGTAATCCCCAGGAAATTGATCCTGCTCTGATTGCTTTTGTGCAGCGTGTCCCTCAGCATTACCAAGGACAGGGTCACCAGCGACAAGCCCTCACGGAAGGGTTTCGGCTCTGGCACCAGTTGGGTTCACGTGCTGCAACCCTGCAGGCTTTGGGGGTCAACCCTGAGCTGATCCAGCAGAAAACCCCCGATCGCGAGACGTTAGCGGGTGTGGCTATTCAGATCGATCGGCAGTTATTGGAGTTTATCCGCCGGATTCCCACGGAATACCAGGAAACCGCCAGCCAACGGGATGCCCTCGTGCGCCTAGTCCAACTCTGGCGGGGCTTGTCTACGCAGGAGCAGACAATAACCTCTTTGGTGGAGGATCTCAAACGCATGGCCCAGGCATCCCGTAATAGTCCTGAAGTGATGCCTAGGCCCCAGCCAGCCCCCTTGCCACCCCGTCCCCCCCGATGGACGCCTAACAATATCCAATTAGCGGCTGCCATTATTCCTAATGGCAGTTTCACCTGGTCTGAGGCAACCCACGGCGGTACCCGGATGCCTCCCGATCAAGCGACGGTTGATGCGATTATCCGCATCGCTCGCTTGGCCCAACAGGCCCGCGATCGGATTGGTCGCCCCTTTATTGTCACCAGTTGGTACCGGCCCCCTGCGGTTAATGCCAGGGTCGGGGGGGCCTCCCAAAGCCGACATATTGTGGGTGATGCGATCGACTTCTACTGTGAAGGGCTAACGGGTAACCAAGTGTACTGGGCCTTAGATCCCTGGTGGCCGGGCGGTCTGGGTCGCTATTCCCGCTTCCCTGCCCTGAGCCATATCGATGCCCGTGGTTACCGTGCCCGTTGGCTCCATTGA
- a CDS encoding ammonium transporter, whose product MVAIILLVWGAAAVAQDAPPTPEERLATLTVGLDTAWVVIAAVLVIFMNAGFCMLETGFCRQKNAVNILSKNLIVFALSTVAFWALGFGLMFGDGNPFVGTVGFFLQGADNSPATGEAYEGVFSSLSWTGVPLAAKFLFQVAFAGTAATIVSGAVAERIKFVDFVIFSLLLVGISYPITGHWVWGGGWLANMGFWDFAGSTVVHAVGGWSALMGAAFLGPRLGKFNENGQPMALPGHNLSIATLGCLILWIGWFGFNPGSTMAVGDGSAIAHIALTTNLAAAAGGIAATVTSWVLSEKPDLSMIINGILAGLVAITAPCAWVNYFPAVIIGVVAGILVVFSVYFFDRIKIDDPVGAISVHLVNGCWGTLAVGIFADAKFGGPAASIQQVGIQLLGIVSVGGLTVLLTSIFWLVIKAILGLRVTPEEEVEGLDIGEHGMEAYAGFLKEANVTPAGTTFAGDVSEGASL is encoded by the coding sequence TTGGTAGCAATTATCCTGTTGGTGTGGGGAGCCGCAGCCGTTGCCCAAGACGCTCCCCCCACCCCGGAAGAGAGGCTAGCGACATTGACCGTGGGGCTGGACACAGCCTGGGTAGTGATTGCGGCGGTTCTAGTAATCTTCATGAATGCCGGTTTCTGCATGTTGGAAACGGGCTTCTGTCGTCAGAAGAATGCGGTCAATATCCTTTCTAAAAACCTGATAGTTTTTGCGCTATCAACAGTTGCATTCTGGGCGCTTGGATTTGGCTTGATGTTTGGGGATGGCAATCCCTTTGTGGGGACGGTGGGTTTCTTCTTGCAAGGAGCCGATAACAGTCCAGCTACAGGCGAGGCCTATGAAGGTGTTTTTAGTTCCCTGAGTTGGACAGGGGTGCCCTTGGCAGCTAAGTTCCTGTTCCAGGTTGCCTTTGCTGGGACAGCGGCGACGATCGTCTCCGGGGCAGTGGCCGAGCGGATTAAGTTTGTAGACTTTGTCATTTTTAGCTTGTTGTTGGTTGGGATTTCTTACCCGATTACTGGCCACTGGGTGTGGGGCGGCGGCTGGTTGGCCAATATGGGCTTTTGGGACTTTGCGGGTTCAACGGTGGTCCATGCCGTGGGGGGCTGGTCCGCGTTGATGGGTGCGGCTTTCCTGGGGCCACGCTTGGGTAAGTTTAATGAAAATGGTCAGCCGATGGCCTTGCCCGGTCACAACCTGAGTATTGCCACCTTGGGATGTTTGATTCTGTGGATCGGCTGGTTTGGTTTCAACCCTGGTTCGACAATGGCGGTGGGCGATGGTTCTGCGATCGCCCATATTGCTCTGACCACGAACTTGGCAGCGGCGGCAGGCGGCATTGCGGCAACCGTGACCTCCTGGGTATTGAGTGAGAAGCCGGACCTGTCGATGATTATTAACGGGATTCTGGCTGGGTTGGTGGCCATCACGGCCCCCTGTGCCTGGGTTAACTACTTCCCTGCGGTCATCATTGGCGTGGTGGCGGGTATTTTGGTGGTCTTTTCGGTTTACTTTTTCGATCGCATTAAGATCGATGATCCGGTCGGGGCTATTTCAGTTCACTTGGTTAATGGTTGCTGGGGAACGTTAGCTGTTGGTATTTTTGCAGATGCCAAGTTTGGGGGACCTGCTGCCAGCATCCAGCAAGTTGGGATTCAACTATTGGGGATTGTCTCGGTAGGAGGTCTGACCGTCCTGCTCACTTCTATCTTTTGGCTGGTGATCAAGGCAATTTTAGGCTTGCGTGTGACACCGGAGGAGGAAGTGGAAGGTCTCGATATTGGCGAACATGGGATGGAAGCTTATGCTGGTTTCTTGAAGGAAGCCAATGTAACGCCCGCAGGCACCACTTTCGCTGGGGATGTGTCTGAGGGGGCAAGTCTCTAG
- a CDS encoding ammonium transporter yields the protein MMSAKSKPDRPICAPSPNLPFHPKQWKQRRSSRRLPVLVVICVGLLLLSWNVAAVAVQTPPSDTAAMFEELRVAIDTLWVMIAGMLVIFMNAGFAMLETGFCRQKNAVNVLAKNLIVFALSTIAFWVCGFGLMFSNSNGLLGSGGFFLAGADNSPATGDAYQGIFSALNWAGVPLLAKFFFQLAFAGTAATIVSGAVAERIKFKVFLIFSFLLVAIAYPITGHWVWGGGWLAQLGFYDFAGSTVVHSVGGWAALMGALSLGPRLGKYREDGQPNALPAHNMAISTLGCLILWLGWFGFNPGSTMAVSWHIAHIAVTTNTAAAFGGMAATLTAWVVFGNPDLSMIINGILAGLVAITASCAFVPIWAAALIGAVAGMLVVFSVLFFEKQQIDDPVGAVSVHMVNGIWGTIAVGLFAVGPGVMVGAGILYKEGEGPLAGLLMGGGLEQLGIQLVGVLSVALAIAAISAVFWTLLKFTVGIRVPPEEELQGLDLYEHGIEAYSGFLKEPDTLTTGASKQ from the coding sequence ATGATGTCAGCTAAATCGAAGCCTGATCGCCCTATCTGTGCCCCTAGCCCAAACTTACCTTTCCATCCAAAACAATGGAAACAGCGGCGATCGTCGCGACGCCTCCCTGTTCTGGTAGTGATCTGCGTTGGCCTGTTGCTGTTGTCTTGGAATGTGGCTGCCGTTGCAGTGCAAACGCCACCCTCAGATACAGCGGCTATGTTTGAGGAACTTAGGGTTGCGATCGATACCCTCTGGGTGATGATAGCGGGAATGCTGGTCATCTTTATGAATGCGGGCTTTGCCATGCTGGAGACGGGGTTTTGCCGCCAGAAGAATGCGGTGAATGTCCTGGCGAAGAACCTGATTGTTTTTGCCCTGTCCACGATCGCCTTTTGGGTATGTGGGTTTGGCCTGATGTTTAGTAACAGCAATGGGCTACTGGGGAGTGGCGGTTTCTTTCTAGCGGGGGCCGATAACAGTCCAGCGACGGGGGATGCCTATCAGGGCATTTTTAGTGCTCTCAACTGGGCGGGCGTTCCCCTCCTGGCTAAATTTTTCTTCCAACTTGCTTTTGCCGGCACAGCGGCGACGATCGTCTCTGGCGCGGTGGCGGAACGAATCAAGTTTAAGGTGTTTTTGATTTTTAGCTTCTTGCTAGTGGCGATCGCCTATCCGATCACCGGGCATTGGGTGTGGGGCGGGGGCTGGCTGGCACAGTTAGGATTTTATGACTTTGCCGGGTCAACCGTGGTCCACTCCGTTGGGGGCTGGGCGGCTTTAATGGGTGCCCTATCCCTGGGGCCCCGGCTGGGTAAATATCGGGAGGATGGTCAACCGAATGCCTTACCGGCTCACAACATGGCGATTTCGACCTTGGGCTGTTTGATCCTCTGGCTCGGATGGTTTGGCTTCAATCCTGGCTCGACAATGGCCGTCAGTTGGCACATTGCCCATATTGCCGTAACCACGAATACGGCTGCTGCTTTTGGTGGCATGGCTGCAACCCTCACGGCTTGGGTGGTGTTTGGCAATCCGGATCTCTCCATGATTATCAATGGCATTCTGGCTGGCTTGGTAGCAATTACGGCGTCCTGCGCCTTTGTGCCCATTTGGGCCGCTGCCTTAATTGGCGCTGTGGCTGGGATGTTGGTGGTTTTTTCGGTCCTATTTTTCGAGAAGCAGCAGATCGATGATCCCGTAGGTGCGGTGTCCGTTCACATGGTCAATGGGATATGGGGCACGATCGCGGTCGGTCTATTTGCCGTTGGCCCTGGGGTTATGGTCGGTGCAGGCATTCTCTACAAGGAGGGTGAAGGTCCCCTGGCGGGATTGTTGATGGGCGGGGGGTTAGAACAACTGGGCATTCAGTTGGTGGGCGTTTTGTCTGTAGCCCTAGCGATCGCGGCGATCAGTGCCGTTTTTTGGACGCTATTAAAGTTTACCGTGGGTATTCGGGTGCCCCCTGAGGAGGAACTCCAGGGCTTAGATCTGTATGAACATGGCATTGAAGCCTATTCTGGCTTTCTCAAGGAACCCGATACCCTAACTACTGGTGCCTCGAAGCAATAG
- a CDS encoding calcium-binding protein, which yields MAFTITGTPGNDSILGTIDSDRILLLEGQDTAYGGDGNDTISGDLGNDLIFGGRSDDVVNGGHGEDFIFGGKGSDTVYGDEGNDFIRGDLDNDFLYGGVGNDYLYGGKGDDNLYGGDGNDVLFGDRGNDVLTGGTGSDIFVIGPDTDTDVITDFQNGVDVIGLIGGLNYENLDIYQEGVNTILRNRTTQAVIATLQGVNASLLSPSDFTAVIPDPPTLPESVTGTSTNSVPNAGVIEFESTVFGGIEENPSTVGFPGQGPPYPLAVASVTLTRRESFVGEVSVTVYPQTGVFPNAAIAGEDFIAQPIVFTWQDGQGGPLTRSFPIIADNIFEGSPAGLDLENDPGGVSVLISPSGPNQVNNVTFFNRLGENVLLTMGPPTGGAVLGPQREARFIIIDDDADLNNGLGTPIQGTNGDDVLTGTSRDDTLTGFGGSDIIDGGAGSDVIVGGPGSDQLTGGGGTDYFQYNSPADRTDIITDFGKRIASTLFNDTPTPQVVIQEADKFRISAAGFGLSPVDPVQVVNLVPNQQLNIPGGPTFLYNSTPSPIAGVPGNTLAFDPDGVGPALPISLAILTPFTVTYSVIQNGAPVTVQQDGRPGTLAAEDFVVF from the coding sequence ATGGCGTTTACGATTACGGGTACACCGGGCAACGATAGCATTTTGGGCACGATCGATTCTGATCGCATCCTGCTTTTGGAGGGCCAGGATACGGCCTACGGGGGCGATGGCAACGACACCATTTCTGGCGATCTGGGTAATGATTTAATTTTTGGCGGTCGCAGCGACGATGTGGTCAATGGCGGCCACGGTGAAGATTTTATTTTTGGGGGCAAGGGCAGCGATACGGTTTATGGTGATGAGGGGAATGACTTCATCCGGGGTGATCTGGATAATGATTTCCTCTATGGCGGTGTCGGTAACGACTATCTCTATGGCGGCAAGGGGGATGATAACCTCTATGGCGGCGATGGCAATGATGTCCTCTTTGGCGATCGCGGCAATGATGTTTTAACCGGGGGCACCGGTTCTGATATTTTTGTGATTGGTCCAGATACCGATACGGATGTCATTACCGACTTTCAAAATGGCGTCGATGTGATTGGTTTGATTGGCGGCCTCAACTATGAAAACCTAGATATCTATCAAGAAGGCGTGAATACAATCCTGCGCAATCGCACTACGCAGGCCGTCATCGCCACACTCCAAGGGGTTAATGCCTCCCTCCTCAGTCCCTCCGATTTCACCGCCGTTATCCCCGATCCGCCCACCCTGCCCGAATCGGTCACCGGTACCAGCACCAATTCTGTGCCCAATGCTGGCGTGATCGAGTTTGAAAGTACTGTCTTCGGCGGAATTGAAGAGAATCCCAGTACGGTTGGTTTTCCGGGTCAAGGTCCCCCCTATCCGCTGGCGGTGGCTAGTGTGACCCTTACCCGGCGGGAAAGTTTTGTGGGTGAGGTGAGTGTGACGGTCTATCCCCAAACAGGGGTATTTCCGAATGCAGCCATTGCTGGCGAAGATTTTATTGCCCAGCCGATCGTCTTTACCTGGCAGGATGGTCAAGGCGGACCACTCACGCGTTCCTTTCCCATCATTGCCGATAATATTTTTGAAGGATCGCCAGCGGGATTAGATTTAGAAAATGATCCAGGGGGTGTTTCAGTACTTATCTCCCCAAGCGGACCGAACCAAGTCAACAATGTCACCTTCTTTAACCGTCTTGGTGAAAATGTGCTGCTGACGATGGGGCCGCCTACGGGGGGTGCCGTTCTGGGTCCCCAGCGTGAAGCGCGGTTCATTATCATTGATGACGATGCTGATCTCAATAATGGTTTAGGCACCCCAATTCAAGGTACCAATGGGGATGACGTCCTCACGGGTACATCGCGCGATGATACTTTAACTGGGTTTGGGGGTAGTGACATTATTGACGGTGGGGCTGGGAGTGATGTTATTGTTGGCGGTCCCGGCAGCGATCAGCTAACGGGTGGAGGAGGAACAGACTATTTCCAATACAATTCCCCTGCTGATCGCACGGATATTATTACCGACTTTGGCAAGCGGATTGCTTCGACTCTTTTTAACGATACACCAACACCTCAAGTGGTTATCCAAGAAGCCGATAAGTTTAGAATTTCGGCGGCAGGGTTTGGTCTTTCACCCGTTGATCCGGTGCAGGTGGTTAACCTGGTACCTAACCAGCAACTCAACATTCCCGGTGGGCCAACGTTCCTCTATAACTCTACTCCGAGTCCGATCGCCGGGGTTCCGGGCAATACCTTGGCCTTTGATCCGGATGGTGTGGGTCCCGCACTGCCCATTAGTCTGGCAATTCTGACACCGTTTACAGTTACCTATTCCGTGATCCAAAATGGGGCACCAGTGACTGTACAGCAAGACGGAAGACCGGGGACTTTGGCTGCCGAAGACTTTGTTGTTTTCTAG